TTGATTTTTAGTTTTAATAGTACCGTCTGACATTTTGAAAAAGATTTCAGGCATCAAAGCGTCTTCTATAATGTTGAAACCTCTCGAATCGATAACCATACTGATACTGTTAATGCCCATATGCTCTATAGTATATTTCTTACCATTAGCCTCGGCTTCCTGATTCATTTGAAAATCCAATGTTTGAATATTACTGTCCATTGGGACTGTAATAAATAGCTCCGGTGAATTTACCATATCAAGGTATAATCTCAAAGGCTCTTGTTTGGGATTATCTATAGCATCCACCTCTAAAGCAAAATACTTTTTATTAAAAGTATTATTTTCCCCAAAATTAGCTTGCCCATAGCCACTGTTTTTAGTTTCTGACCCGGGAGTTGTTTTTAACATAATAGTACTCTCAAATAAAAACATCGAATTTGTTTCTAAAGCATTTGTTGCCTCCTTTGTTAAGCCTTCTACAGAGAACACTATGATAGCATCGTGAGGGGCTGCCAACACTTGTTCCAGTGTAACCTTATATTCATCATTTTGAATGCTTGTATTTGGATTGCGTACCTCTTTTTGTAATATGTTGGTATCTCCCCTAAGAAGCTCTTTCAGCAAATCAATATTACTCGTGGCGAAAGCCGACCCTACCCCCAATGTTAAAATAGCAGTTGTAACGATTGCAAATTTTGTTAATCTATACTTTATATACAATCTCCTTTCTTGTGGTTTTGCATTCAATCTTTTATTAACTCTGCGTTTAATATCTTTAGATGTTATTCCTGTTATATTCAGGGTTTCTTCATAGATAAAATTATCAATAGAATGAGATTTAGATTTAGTTTTAACAAAAAATTTGTTTAACTTAATTTTCATATTCGTACCCCTTTTCTATCAGATTAATCTTTAACTTTTTTCGTCCTCTGAACAGCTTTATTTTTACGGAAGAAACAGTCATTTTCATATCTTCGGCAATGCTACCTATCTTTTCATCGTTTAAAAATTTCTCTTTCAGATTCTTCCATGCTATCTATTGCTTTTAAAAGAAGCGCCGCTCTTTCTTTTTGTTCTATTTCTTCCTCTAAATTTGCTTCTGGAAAAAGCATATCATACTCATCAATACTTAAATCAGAATTCAACCCTCTGAGTTTATTTTTTGAGCTATTTCGAGCAATAGCGCCTAAATAGCCCTTAATACTTTGACGGCTTTCCTCTAACTTTTCAGAATGATTCCACAGTAATATAAATACATCTGAAACAACTTCTTCCATATCTTCTTTTGACATCATGCCCCCAATAATGTTATACACTATTGTTGCAACATAGCCGGTATAGATTGTAATTACTTCATCGAGAGCGCCTCTCTTCTTCCTTTTTAATTTTTTTAGAAGTTTAAGTTCATCCATTTTCCTCAATCCGTCCTTTTGTAATGTATTGGTACTTGTTTTTCTTAATGCATTATGTATTAACCGTAACCGTTACATAACTAAATACACCAAAAAAATAATATGGTTACACTTTTTTTATTTATATTTTGTATTTATAATCACTAGCGTTACATTAAACCTACAAACATAAATTATCTAAATATTCAGAAATTAATTTTCATCTGCTGATTCAAAAAGTCGATTGACTGAGCGGTTTATGCTTTCTTTCGCCTACCTGTAGATGAACGACTTGGCTTTCGCTCTTGCTTACTACAGATTGATCAATTTTCAGGTTGGATTTTGGACTGGATATAGCCAAATAAAATCAAAGATCAAATATTCCTTCGTAAGAAGAATACGTTCAGAAAATTCAAAAAGGCAAGGCTCCACAATTTTTGTGATATCCTTGCCTGATTAGAGAAATTGGTTATCCTACGAATTCTTCTATATAGTCTGCACTGTCGTTCTTGACATTCCCCACCTTTGGAGAAACTGGATACGCCAGCAGTTTTAGTTACGTAGTTTGCGGGCAAACTGACCTTTAGTTTACAACAGGCCTAACTCTCGAGCACGTGCTACAGCCTCTGTGCGCCTTTGGACCTGTAGTTGCCATAGATATTCCGATTGTGCCCTTTAACAGTACTCAAAGCGAGGAAAAGACGTTCGCAAATCTCTTGATTCGAGAGTCCTTGGGCTATGAGTTATAATACTTTTAACATATTGGTCTCATCATCGACGATTAAAATTTTCACGTCCTCCAACGTTATTATCTCCTCTATTTGACGAATCGCCATACCCAACCCTGAAGCGCTTGACATGGCGATTCATCATATATATAAAGCTAGACCTTACGAATTTCCTCGTAAGGTCTAGCTTATCGCGGTATTAGAAATTCATCATACCGCCGCGTGATGCAGAAGTATTCATCATTTGCCGATTACCTATTCCGTTACCCACACCATTATTAGCGTGACAGTTGGTATACATATCCTCGATTTCTTGTTCTGTAAGATCGGGGTGCATTTGCTTCGCATATGGCAACATCTCTTCATAAGTACCTTTACTGTTGTTGGTATTGTTGTCCTGCTCTGGGGCCGTAGCATAAACACCAGCAGTTCCAATCCCCATAACTAAGATCAATCCAGCTAATCCAATCCATAATTTTTTCAATGTTCTCGCCTCCTCGTATTCATACTATAAACAATTCATGTGAAGAAGTTATGAAGATAGAGAATTACATGCGCTTTACTAATGATTCATCCCAGGCATACTTCCATGATCTGGGCCAGATTTAGAGATGATCTCTAGCATGGAGTCGGTTTCTCCTTCGGCTTTCAAAGTGATAGATTGTTCTGATCCTGTTAACCATGCATGATTATACGGACCTTCTGTCGGCGACTTATCATATTTCGGCTGTACGGATGCCTGGTAGTTCACGGTTGCTATTTAATCGTATCCAACTGCGCATTCTCAAAAGTTCAATATTCTTTCTTAGACAGGTCTAATTCAAAAATAA
The nucleotide sequence above comes from Paenibacillus sp. IHBB 10380. Encoded proteins:
- a CDS encoding copper amine oxidase N-terminal domain-containing protein, with amino-acid sequence MKIKLNKFFVKTKSKSHSIDNFIYEETLNITGITSKDIKRRVNKRLNAKPQERRLYIKYRLTKFAIVTTAILTLGVGSAFATSNIDLLKELLRGDTNILQKEVRNPNTSIQNDEYKVTLEQVLAAPHDAIIVFSVEGLTKEATNALETNSMFLFESTIMLKTTPGSETKNSGYGQANFGENNTFNKKYFALEVDAIDNPKQEPLRLYLDMVNSPELFITVPMDSNIQTLDFQMNQEAEANGKKYTIEHMGINSISMVIDSRGFNIIEDALMPEIFFKMSDGTIKTKNQLVNKYKSSGSILTAYDEDGIYRFYFRFKEIMNLNDIQSVIIDNMEYTLNKKVEPKPVVIDEKLHRFESRIIEFERTEKDGPLMSVDDICKGLGAEYSWDSKNATLVFTYRGTTLELTAGSSTAIVNGQEIPLKERDYEGVNMQNGELSIPPYLLEDYFDVDYTLKYSTSMWIITP
- a CDS encoding sigma-70 family RNA polymerase sigma factor — its product is MDELKLLKKLKRKKRGALDEVITIYTGYVATIVYNIIGGMMSKEDMEEVVSDVFILLWNHSEKLEESRQSIKGYLGAIARNSSKNKLRGLNSDLSIDEYDMLFPEANLEEEIEQKERAALLLKAIDSMEESEREIFKR